One genomic window of Mercenaria mercenaria strain notata chromosome 2, MADL_Memer_1, whole genome shotgun sequence includes the following:
- the LOC123564138 gene encoding uncharacterized protein LOC123564138 isoform X2 yields the protein MPGSNNPNTPRTRRKMPRMKGAAVQCCMCITGVFMFLGGVIMLATGITLILNYGFFDENLLPPDLQNEEGKRTVGIILTCCGALAIVISVIVSVLYFCAQSKSTAINPSELSRIPASARNATPDSLSRSRGDKRSQTGAKVNHVPNGAARTQHVKQIPGSTEVKLPRAYKKGRHRKNQRHVRRLEEIKEQDAISRKTVDGALINEGYENDTPRSGSFSSEMTLDDQNRPPKVILDDYDNRPPSECSATTSQTSDISNYRYLENDKSRRELQFLPDSVHYRDINETVSKDNGSLEHYDENSLIDNRNGDECSIGSDSLRNPVLFNSTTPSQNSDTTLPNSAGGMNVEGQHGAAQTYQPGVTDSDGSVISYKASHFTELRGEQTTGRISPQIGEVEMFTSVEAQNKGTDSR from the coding sequence atGCCCAGAATGAAGGGGGCGGCGGTTCAATGTTGTATGTGTATAACAGGCGTGTTTATGTTCCTGGGAGGGGTCATAATGCTCGCTACAGGAATTACATTAATACTCAATTATGGTTTCTTCGACGAAAATCTTCTTCCGCCGGATCTTCAGAATGAAGAGGGTAAACGCACAGTCGGTATAATTCTGACATGTTGTGGTGCACTGGCTATAGTTATAAGTGTCATTGtaagtgttttatatttttgcgCGCAATCGAAGTCCACAGCAATCAATCCGAGTGAGCTTTCTAGAATTCCGGCCTCCGCTCGCAATGCAACTCCAGATAGTTTAAGTAGAAGTCGAGGGGACAAGCGCTCTCAAACTGGCGCGAAAGTTAATCACGTGCCAAACGGAGCAGCAAGAACTCAGCACGTTAAGCAAATTCCAGGCTCGACTGAAGTTAAACTTCCAAGAGCATATAAAAAAGGTAGACATCGGAAAAACCAGCGTCATGTTAGGCGATTAGAAGAAATCAAAGAACAAGACGCAATATCTAGAAAAACAGTTGACGGTGCATTAATAAATGAGGGTTATGAAAATGATACTCCAAGAAGTGGGTCGTTTTCAAGTGAAATGACACTAGACGACCAAAACAGGCCTCCAAAAGTGATACTTGATGATTATGATAATAGACCACCTAGTGAATGCAGCGCAACTACATCTCAAACTAGTGATATAAGTAATTATAGGTACCTAGAAAATGACAAATCTAGGCGGGAATTGCAATTTCTTCCCGATTCTGTACATTATAGGGATATAAACGAAACAGTATCCAAAGATAACGGTTCTTTGGAACATTACGATGAAAATTCTCTTATTGATAATAGAAATGGTGATGAGTGTTCAATAGGTAGTGACAGTCTGAGAAATCCAGTTCTCTTCAATAGTACCACACCTTCACAGAATAGTGACACTACTCTTCCTAATTCCGCTGGCGGAATGAATGTTGAGGGTCAACATGGTGCTGCTCAAACTTACCAACCGGGAGTAACTGACTCGGATGGAAGCGTTATAAGTTATAAAGCGTCCCACTTCACAGAGCTGCGTGGCGAGCAGACAACAGGTCGAATATCACCACAAATCGGAGAAGTTGAAATGTTTACTTCTGTCGAAGCTCAAAATAAAGGTACAGATTCGAGATAA
- the LOC123564138 gene encoding uncharacterized protein LOC123564138 isoform X3, translating to MPRMKGAAVQCCMCITGVFMFLGGVIMLATGITLILNYGFFDENLLPPDLQNEEGKRTVGIILTCCGALAIVISVIVSVLYFCAQSKSTAINPSELSRIPASARNATPDSLSRSRGDKRSQTGAKVNHVPNGAARTQHVKQIPGSTEVKLPRAYKKGRHRKNQRHVRRLEEIKEQDAISRKTVDGALINEGYENDTPRSGSFSSEMTLDDQNRPPKVILDDYDNRPPSECSATTSQTSDISNYRYLENDKSRRELQFLPDSVHYRDINETVSKDNGSLEHYDENSLIDNRNGDECSIGSDSLRNPVLFNSTTPSQNSDTTLPNSAGGMNVEGQHGAAQTYQPGVTDSDGSVISYKASHFTELRGEQTTGRISPQIGEVEMFTSVEAQNKGTDSR from the coding sequence atGCCCAGAATGAAGGGGGCGGCGGTTCAATGTTGTATGTGTATAACAGGCGTGTTTATGTTCCTGGGAGGGGTCATAATGCTCGCTACAGGAATTACATTAATACTCAATTATGGTTTCTTCGACGAAAATCTTCTTCCGCCGGATCTTCAGAATGAAGAGGGTAAACGCACAGTCGGTATAATTCTGACATGTTGTGGTGCACTGGCTATAGTTATAAGTGTCATTGtaagtgttttatatttttgcgCGCAATCGAAGTCCACAGCAATCAATCCGAGTGAGCTTTCTAGAATTCCGGCCTCCGCTCGCAATGCAACTCCAGATAGTTTAAGTAGAAGTCGAGGGGACAAGCGCTCTCAAACTGGCGCGAAAGTTAATCACGTGCCAAACGGAGCAGCAAGAACTCAGCACGTTAAGCAAATTCCAGGCTCGACTGAAGTTAAACTTCCAAGAGCATATAAAAAAGGTAGACATCGGAAAAACCAGCGTCATGTTAGGCGATTAGAAGAAATCAAAGAACAAGACGCAATATCTAGAAAAACAGTTGACGGTGCATTAATAAATGAGGGTTATGAAAATGATACTCCAAGAAGTGGGTCGTTTTCAAGTGAAATGACACTAGACGACCAAAACAGGCCTCCAAAAGTGATACTTGATGATTATGATAATAGACCACCTAGTGAATGCAGCGCAACTACATCTCAAACTAGTGATATAAGTAATTATAGGTACCTAGAAAATGACAAATCTAGGCGGGAATTGCAATTTCTTCCCGATTCTGTACATTATAGGGATATAAACGAAACAGTATCCAAAGATAACGGTTCTTTGGAACATTACGATGAAAATTCTCTTATTGATAATAGAAATGGTGATGAGTGTTCAATAGGTAGTGACAGTCTGAGAAATCCAGTTCTCTTCAATAGTACCACACCTTCACAGAATAGTGACACTACTCTTCCTAATTCCGCTGGCGGAATGAATGTTGAGGGTCAACATGGTGCTGCTCAAACTTACCAACCGGGAGTAACTGACTCGGATGGAAGCGTTATAAGTTATAAAGCGTCCCACTTCACAGAGCTGCGTGGCGAGCAGACAACAGGTCGAATATCACCACAAATCGGAGAAGTTGAAATGTTTACTTCTGTCGAAGCTCAAAATAAAGGTACAGATTCGAGATAA
- the LOC123564138 gene encoding uncharacterized protein LOC123564138 isoform X1, with amino-acid sequence MCRDFNVLKKLKGKLRKTIMPRMKGAAVQCCMCITGVFMFLGGVIMLATGITLILNYGFFDENLLPPDLQNEEGKRTVGIILTCCGALAIVISVIVSVLYFCAQSKSTAINPSELSRIPASARNATPDSLSRSRGDKRSQTGAKVNHVPNGAARTQHVKQIPGSTEVKLPRAYKKGRHRKNQRHVRRLEEIKEQDAISRKTVDGALINEGYENDTPRSGSFSSEMTLDDQNRPPKVILDDYDNRPPSECSATTSQTSDISNYRYLENDKSRRELQFLPDSVHYRDINETVSKDNGSLEHYDENSLIDNRNGDECSIGSDSLRNPVLFNSTTPSQNSDTTLPNSAGGMNVEGQHGAAQTYQPGVTDSDGSVISYKASHFTELRGEQTTGRISPQIGEVEMFTSVEAQNKGTDSR; translated from the coding sequence atGCCCAGAATGAAGGGGGCGGCGGTTCAATGTTGTATGTGTATAACAGGCGTGTTTATGTTCCTGGGAGGGGTCATAATGCTCGCTACAGGAATTACATTAATACTCAATTATGGTTTCTTCGACGAAAATCTTCTTCCGCCGGATCTTCAGAATGAAGAGGGTAAACGCACAGTCGGTATAATTCTGACATGTTGTGGTGCACTGGCTATAGTTATAAGTGTCATTGtaagtgttttatatttttgcgCGCAATCGAAGTCCACAGCAATCAATCCGAGTGAGCTTTCTAGAATTCCGGCCTCCGCTCGCAATGCAACTCCAGATAGTTTAAGTAGAAGTCGAGGGGACAAGCGCTCTCAAACTGGCGCGAAAGTTAATCACGTGCCAAACGGAGCAGCAAGAACTCAGCACGTTAAGCAAATTCCAGGCTCGACTGAAGTTAAACTTCCAAGAGCATATAAAAAAGGTAGACATCGGAAAAACCAGCGTCATGTTAGGCGATTAGAAGAAATCAAAGAACAAGACGCAATATCTAGAAAAACAGTTGACGGTGCATTAATAAATGAGGGTTATGAAAATGATACTCCAAGAAGTGGGTCGTTTTCAAGTGAAATGACACTAGACGACCAAAACAGGCCTCCAAAAGTGATACTTGATGATTATGATAATAGACCACCTAGTGAATGCAGCGCAACTACATCTCAAACTAGTGATATAAGTAATTATAGGTACCTAGAAAATGACAAATCTAGGCGGGAATTGCAATTTCTTCCCGATTCTGTACATTATAGGGATATAAACGAAACAGTATCCAAAGATAACGGTTCTTTGGAACATTACGATGAAAATTCTCTTATTGATAATAGAAATGGTGATGAGTGTTCAATAGGTAGTGACAGTCTGAGAAATCCAGTTCTCTTCAATAGTACCACACCTTCACAGAATAGTGACACTACTCTTCCTAATTCCGCTGGCGGAATGAATGTTGAGGGTCAACATGGTGCTGCTCAAACTTACCAACCGGGAGTAACTGACTCGGATGGAAGCGTTATAAGTTATAAAGCGTCCCACTTCACAGAGCTGCGTGGCGAGCAGACAACAGGTCGAATATCACCACAAATCGGAGAAGTTGAAATGTTTACTTCTGTCGAAGCTCAAAATAAAGGTACAGATTCGAGATAA